The genomic interval GACCTGTGTGAGGCTTCCTACCAGACTCTGTTGGTTTATACCCCACCTACCGCCACCCCCAAGTCAAAGTGTTTTAATCGCTGTAACTTTATGATCCGTTTGCTGTCCATACCTGTGTCCCTTGATTTCCTTGCTCACGCTAAAACGTGCACTCCATTTATTTTTGCGCATCATATTTGAGATGATGTGGgattttttaaatgggaatttCGTGCACACAGGAGCTCCACTCACCCCTGGAATGTCCCTGTGGCCACCCTGGCCTCCGTGATGTTCTGGAACATTCCAGGCGATGCTTGTGCACCTGCCTTCCTGCTGCTCTTGTATTTGTCTCCTCAGAAATCCCTCCCCTGGCTCTGCTCGAGGTGCCATCACAGGGAGGCAGGGGGTCCCCCCGAGACACTGTCACAACGCGGATGGGGGTGGGGCAACCTgctgctggcatctagtgggtggagGCCGGGGGAGCCCCTACACACACCCTTCACTGTTCAGATGGCCCCGCGACAAAGACCTATCCGGCCCCAAACGTCACGAGGTGGAGACCTGTGTGTGCTCCAAGGCGGGTGGGGAGGACTTGGTCTGGTTCCCGGCCGTATCTCGGCACCTGGAACAGCGCCAAGCCCGCAGAAGGCACGCGGTTGGGAGGGGGCATCTCGGGTCTCGGGGCTGGGGCAGCCTAGTGTAGTGATTAGGACTCCAGGCCCCAGGGCAGCCTGCCTGGCTTCAGCCCTGGCTCTGAATGTACCAGTCGTCATCATTTGCTGAAAGATGATAAATCACCATGTGCAGGAGTGAATGATGGGGACGGAGATCAGCTGTCCATCATCCCAGGGCATGGCTGCCCCGTCCCTGTTCTTGACCCAGCCAGCAGCTGGTGCCATGGGTGTTCTGTGACAAAGGGGACCTTCTTAAGGAAACAGAGCTCTCTTTCCTGCAGAGCTTCCCCTGTGCCACTCAGCCCGGTTATCAGCCAGGAGGGGCCCAGGGACTGTGCTGCTGGACCCCCCCGGGGGCCTCGGAACTGGTCCTGGCTGGCTGTCCGAGAAGCCCCCCTGGGCAGTGCCCCCTCTGGGGGAGCCGAACCTCTCCCTGGGGTCTTCTCTTGCTGCAGGTGGAAAGTCACGTCTCTCGGCCCGTGCTCGGCCAGCTGTGGGCTCGGCACGGCCACCCGCTCGGTGGCCTGTGTGCGGCTGGACCGCGGCCAGGACACGGaggtggacagggcagcctgcgCGGGCCTCGTGCGGCCACAGGCCAGCATCCCTTGCATCGTCGCCGACTGCGCCTACCGGTGGCACGTCAGCGCCTGGACACAGGTAAGTGCTGCAGCTGGGGCTGGCCGGCCAGTGTGTCAGCCGAGGGTCCTCACGCATGGGACCTCGGGCAGGGGGTTATGATCCCCTGAAAGGAGGGGGAGAGCCAGGCCTGTTAGGACACTGAGGGATGGAAGACCTAGAGGTATCAGGGGACAGGTAGGCCTTCAGAGACCCCGAGGTCTGGAGACGTTGGAAGATGAAGGGCTGATAACTCCGGAAGGAGAGCAGCTGCCATCCTGCGCCCAGCACCTTGCAAAGCCCTGGAGAGACAAAGGTAGACAGGGCTGGGTCCCTCCCCCTGGAGGGGCTCGCTCACAGTGCGGAGGGGAGAAGAGGCAGAGCACACGGCCGCCAGCGTCAGGAGCCTGGGCATCCAGGGTGGAGAGATGGTCACTTGGAAGAGGCGGCGTGGGGTGGGCAGGCAGGGTGGACGCTGCGCTGCAGTGagtgatggagggcaggaggatgaAGCCACGGGTCCCCACTCTGGGGCCTGGAGACAGCGAGGCCTGGAGGGTGACAGGCAGAGACTCGGGTTTGAATCCATGCTACTCCTCTCTCCGTGACCCTTGCAGggtgacttctctgagcctcagtcttctcatctggaGAATGGACACATATGCTCTCCTCCTGCGTTGGGCAGAGATTATATCGGAACCTGCCTGGCCTCTGGTCAACCACTGTGCTTGTCTCGCCCCGGCAGGGTCAGCCTCACTCTGTCCCTCTTCCCTGGCAGTGCTCCGTCTCCTGTGGGGAGGGCATCCAGCATCGGCATGATGCCTGCCTAGGGCCCCGGGCCCGGGTGCCTGTGCCCGCCGACTTCTGCCAGCACCTTCCCAAGCCGGTGACCGTGCGGGGCTGCCAGGCCGGGCCCTGCGCGGGGCAGGGGACGGCCAGCCTGGCGCCCCGCGAGGAAGCCACTGCTCCAGGCCAGACCACAGCTGCCACAGCTGCGTCCCCGGAGTGGCCCCAGCCCCAcacccacctcctctccccagcTCAAGGACGCCTGCCCAGGCCCCAGGAAAGCCCGGTGGAGACCAGTTAGTTTGATTCCTTCTTTCTGTGTGGGGGTGCTGCAGGAGGGGGGCAAAGGCATCTTCACCGCGGAGAGTCAGACTGCGCCCTTCATGGGGGCCTCTCAGGGGGGTGGACCTGTGACTGCAAGACTCTGGACGCTGGGCTGAGCGCAGCTGAACTGGAGGGGTGGGCTTGGGAGGCTGGGCCCTCTGCCTCACTGGGAAAGCGCAAGCTCACTTTTACTATCATCGGGGAGAGGGACCCGAAGGTTGAGAAGAGTCAAAAGCCCTGCCCGTGTGACCCACTGGCGCAGCAGGCGTGGCTCTGTGCCTGGGGTGGTGATACGCTGGCCCACGCAGCCCCCTTCCCACCCGGGAAGGCTTCCGGTGGGGCCTGGGAGGACATGAGCCACCccagctcccaggctcctcccctggccctgccctgcgGGGGACGCCCCGCCTGGGAGCGCGGCTCACCTGCCCTCCTGCTGCTCGCCGGCTAGGTGTCTGTGGCCGGCAGCACCTCGAGCCAACGGGAATCATCGACATGCGAGGCACGACGCGGCCGGACTGTGCGGTGGCCATCGGGCGGCCCCTGGGTGAAGTGGTGACCCTCCGGGTCCTGGAGGGTTCTCTCAACTGCAGTGCTGGTATGTCTGGACCACAGGAGCAGCTGCTGCCAGTGCCGGGGTCTGGGGGTGCCAGTGAGGGTCACTCGAGGGTGCCCCATGCCTGGGAGCATGCTCCAAGTGCCTCCCCACGTGTAATCACTACAGCCAGCTGAGGACTGGGGTGTGgttgtccccatttcacagatgaggaaactgaggttagaAGAGATTAAGTTATACATGGAGTTCCTTAGTGTTGCATGGCCAGTAAGTGGGCGTGTCGGGACCTGAACTCAGCTGAGTCTGCGCCAGGCCACTGGGCTGCTGCTGGACTTggggtgctgggtcttcactgcactgccccttccccaggggagATGCTGCTGCTTTGGGGCAGGCTCATGTGGAGGAAGATGTGCGGGAAGCCGGCCGGCATGGTTTTCAGCTCCCAAGCCAACACGCTGCTGGTGAGGCAGCGTCTTGTGCAGCCCGGAGGCGGAGTGCTGCTGCGGTATTCGAGCCAGCCTGCCCCGGGAGCCTTCCACGGAGGTACGGCGAGGCAGTGgagcctccccaccctcccagaACCTGCCAGCGGGGCCAGTCCTGATGGACTGGTGGGCGGGGCAGACGGAGGACTgagctgctgttgttgttcactttctccgtgtgtcccactctctgagaccccacggactgcagcacgccaggcttccctgtccttcactatttccctgagtttgctcaaaactcatgtccatcgagtcggtgatgccatccaaccatctcatcctctgttgccccctcctcctcctcccctcagtctttcccagcatcagggtcttttctcatgagtctgctctttgcatcaggtggccagagtattggagcttcagcttcagcatcagtccttcctatgaatattcagggtttatttcctttaggattcactggtttgatctccttgtagtccaagggactctcaagagtcttctccagcaccacagttcaaaagcatcaattcttcggcactcagctttctttatgatccaactcacatccatacatgattactggaaaaaacgtagctttgaccagacggacctttgttgcaaagtaatgagCTGACTGTGAATGAAATGCAGTGCCTTCCTGGACCCCCCGACACCCCACCCCTGCACGTGTGCCCAGGACAGGGTCCTGAGCTGTGCAGCCTCCCTTCCTCTGGGGCCCCGTGGCACAAGGGCTCACACCCTCCCTCAGACCACCGAGGCCCCACACCCTGGCCTGGCACTCAGGTCCTTCAGGATCCTTTAAGGGCCTTCTGCATGCTGCCTTGCCCAGCCCCACTGAGTGCACTGTCCTCTTGGCTCATCCTCTGCagagcagggtgtgtgtgtgcgcacacctCATATGCAGGACAGTGGCCGGGAGCCCTGCAAGCCTGGGGCCCCAGCGCATCATTGCCCTCTGGCTTGCTTTGGGGGTCTTGCCCTCTTCCTGCAGCCCAAGCTGCTGGAAGGTGGCTTCCCTCGGGGTTCCAGGCACTTCTGGGCCCCCCAGACCTCAGATGGGAAGTGGGACCCTGGGACCCTTCTTCCTTGGCCCCTCAGCATGGAGCACAGGTCCTGGCTGCCGGCCTGGTCCTCGCTCCTCACTTCCCAGGCTCCCCACGCACAGGCACCTGCCTTGGGGGAGACTCAGGAGGGCTGCCCCCGGGCCGGGTCTGTGTAAAGCTCTCTTGCACGTGTGACTTCGCTGAGATCTCTTAAAGTCTGTCCTGCCCAGTGTGTGCTCCTGTTCCCTTCACTTTGCAGAAGGAACTGAAGCCCAGAGCATTTAAAGCCTTCATTAGGGTCACCCAGCCAGGAAGTGGTAGAGGTGGGGTTCAGTGGGGACTTCTGCCGGGGCCCCTGATCCTGACCGTGGTGCCGCACCGATCCCCACTGCTGCCCGGCTGTGAGCTGCCCTGGCCTCTGCCAGGAGCAGCCATTCCTGGGGCATCCTCTGTGTGTGAGGTGGTCCACACACAGTTTGTCCACCTGCTCTCCCCTGCAGGATGTGACATGCAGCTCTTCGGACCCCGGGGTGAAATCTTGAGCCCATCGATGAGTCCGGGTGGGAGGAACGTGGGGGGCTGTCGCATCTTCATCGACGTGGCCCCGTGGGCCAGGATCGCCATCCATGCCCTGACCGTGGACAGCGGCACCAGAGCTGAGGGAACTGATGCCAGTTACATCTTGGTGAGGCTGCTGGGATGGGGACAGGAAGGGGCTGACTTCTGCCATCATTCTCGACAGCCGTCCCTGGGGACGGGCAGGGACTGGACTGGAGGGTTGCTGGGCCCACTGAGTCTACTTCAGACCAAAATCCTCaaaatcagtgaatgaatggcaGATAAGTTTCCTCCACTTATTTCCCAGCAAATGTTTCTTGAGCTCCCTACAAGAATGAAATACAGGAACTGGCTGATGTAGACAGCCGGTTCACTCAGGACTGAAGCATAATTTTAGCGCATCAGATAATTTTACTAGAAGAGTAGGCCAAGCCCTCCCTCGATGAGCTTTCGTGTGTTCTGGGAGAACTGGCCTCTGTAAGGTATCAGCTTCCTGCAGGAGGCTGTCTGGCCTCTGTACAAATCTGGGCTCAGATCCCAGCTGTGGCATTCTGGCTGTGTGTCCTTGAGGAAGGAGTACaacttctttgagcctcagttgctCAGGTAGAATAACAGCGTCTTCGTGATGggctgctgtgtgacctgggtgTACGACACTTTACACATTAAGTGCTTATGCTAATTATTATTTGCGGTCGGTCCTTTGGGCTGCCTCTTTTCTCCCAGATCCGGGACATCCACAGCCTGAGGACAACGGCATTTCGTGGGCAGCAGACGCTCTACTGGGAGTCAGAGGGCAGCCAGGCAGAGATGGAGTTTAGCCAGGGCTTCCTGGAAGCACACGCCAGCCTTCGGGGCCAATACTGGACCCTCCACACGAGAGCTCGTTAGCCAGCGGATCCcctgcctcagcttcctctccaAGCGCATCCCTAAGTTGCTCGGGGGACACAGTGGAATGCCTCCTCCCAGTACCAGTAGGGAAAGGAAGGTGCCTGACATTTATGAACACCTGGCAGGTGTCCGTCCAGCCCTGGTGAGCTGACTCTGGTGTCTGAGTGCCTCCTCCAACAGACAGAACACgagggggtgggaggcgggaCTCTTCCAGCCCCTCGGGTACCAATAAACTGAGCGTTCCGTCTGAGTAGCGTTTTCTTTACTCAAAGTGCCCGAACACGGCTTGAAAACCCAGCCCACCGCACAACGGGGATTCCCTGGCCGCAGTCGGGCTCCACATCCACACCCGATTCCAGGAAACCCCGGGCCACCGCCAGCGGTCGTCCGTCTAtccagggagggaggctggagtCCCGAGGCCCTGATGCCCGCGCTCCCGTCGCTTCCCTGCGACGCCCCGCCCCTCTGCTAGTCTGAGTGGGGAGGCAGAGCGCCGGAGAGTCCCGCGGGGCAGGGCCCGGACCTGTGCTGGTAAGCGCGAGGGGGCCGGGCGCGCTCAGTCCCTGTCCCCGCGGGCCACGCCCCTATGCTAATGAACAAGAGCTTCGGGCGTCCACCCCCGCGCCCAGCCACGACGCCCCCGCCTCTACGTTAACAACCCCGGGCCTCTCGGGCGCGCCAGCGGACCCCGCCCCCTATGCTAATAACATGAAGCCCCGCCTCTATGCTAATAAGCGCGAGGCCCCCGGGCGCTTTCCGTCCAGGTTCCCGAGGGCCACGCCCCCATGCTAAAGACACGACGCCCCGCCCCTATGCTAATAAGCCCGGGCCTCTCGTGCGCCCTCCGCCCGGCCCCGCCAGCCCCTTCCCCGCCAGCCCCGCCCCCTATGCTAATAAGCGGCCGCCTCTCCCACAAGGCCGCGCGCCGGGACTACGCGGCCGGCTCCGCGGCTCTTTGTGCGCGCGGCGGGCAGCGCCTGACAGCGGCACCATGAGCGGCGCGGGCGGAGCGGCGGTGGCGCCCGCGAGCTCGGCGCAGCCCGCgccggaggagggcatgacgtGGTGGTACCGCTGGCTGTGTCGCCTGTCGGGGGTGTTAGGGGCAGTCTGTGAGTACTCGGCCCGGCcccgcgccccccaccccgcgTGCCTCCTGGAAGGGACCCGCTCGAGATGCAGTCCGCTGGTTGCGCTGGGCTCGCGGGACGCGGGCGCTTCTGTGGTTGCCATGGTTACCGGCTGGCGGCCCGGACTCAGGGCGCGTTCCGGCGGGGGGGGTGGTGGAGCATGACCGCCCGGGGAGCCGCGGGCCCGACGTGGCCTCACCGCCGCACCACCCCCCTTCCCACAACCCGCCTGGCCGGAGGGCAGCCCCGCCTGCTGACTCTGCTGCGCGTGCGGACAGCGGCCGCCTTATCCTTCCGGCGAAGGTTGTTTACACGTGGGGCGGGTGCAGGTCTGGCCAGGTTTCCCAAGGGGCGGGTGGTGTCAGGGAGCAGGTGATCCCCGAGGAAGGAAGGTGACCCCTCCTCTGGGTCCTCGCTGTCCACTTGGAGACGTGCGCTTCCTCTGATGTCAGTTCTGCCTCCGGCTGTCAACTCAGCCGCAGCAGCGCCGCGCATCCTCAAGTTCCCGGGATGCAGGCTTGTCCTGGACACACCCCCAACCTCAAGTTTTCCGGGAAGCCAGGCTCTTTTAGTACAACCACCCTCAAAAGAGCAGATGTAGGAAGATGGACCTGCTACTCAGTGAAAGAAGGACCTCGTGGCGGGTCTTCTGAGGCGAGCGCCAGTCTAGCTGAATGGCTGCTACCCACAACCTTGTGAATTACTGGACCGGGGCGGGCACAGCCCGGCGCCTTAGAGAGGGAGTGTCTGTTTGTCCAGGCGTTCTCAGGATTGGCACAGAGGGCCGGGGCCAGGCGGACCTTGATCAGATATGCCAGAAGGAGCACCTCTTTAGGGTCCCTTTCCAGTCTCATGGCCCTCCCAGGTGGGTGGAGGCAGGGTGTGCCCCTGTCCAGAGGCCAGAGTGGGGTGGGCCCTCTGCCAGTCACCAAAGGGCCTCTGAGTCCCTGTCACTGCTATTCAGAGGAAGCATGCTTTTGACTTTGTAGGAGAGACTCGGTATGATCCTTCAGAGTCTGGGTAGCTGTTTCCCTGGCAGATCAAAGTGAGGCTGCTGTGGGACTGACATTGATGAGgcatggggtggggagtggagggcCTCACTGTGTCCTGTGGGCCCTCACCCTCCTCCCTTTGTCTTGGGGTCCTCAGCTCTgccggtggtggtggtttagccactgagtcttgtccgactcttgtgactctatggactgtggactgtagcccgccaggcttctctgtgcatgggattctccaggcaggaatactggagtgggttgccatttccttctccaggggatctttacggcccaggaatcgaacccgggtcttctgcatcgcaggcagatgctttaccagctgagccatgaggctGAGTCCCTTGTTGACTCTGGCATCCCATCTAGCTTGTGCTTTTGAAGCGGGATACCTGGGCCGCACCAGGAGTTCATGGTGTTGGGGTACTGACCCGTGAAGATGAAGAGAGACCTGTGGCTTCACCCTGAAATGTCACTTTCACCTGCAGATTTGGGAACGTGATTGTCATGTGGATTCCCAAAAGCATATAACACAGGGTCAATTGCAAAGCACACGGGAGTTTTAGAGATGAGACTAGAGTTCAGGTAGAGCTCCTGCTTCTCTCTGGTCGCTGTGTGGAAGCACCACCTTCCTCAGGTAGGGGGCCTTGGAGAGGCGTTTCCTCGGGGGCTTGACTGTCATCTGGAGGAGACAGGCTGGCCCTGGACACCTCCCTCACTTGCGACAAGCATCAGAGGCCCCCGAACAGACATCTTCCAGCACTTGATGGTTAAAGGGCTCCTGGCTGGAGCCTCTTTGTCTGGGTTGAAACCTGGTCCTCCTGGAAGGTTGGCTGTTGGTAGACACGGTTGGAGGTGGAAGGCGGACGTATGGGCCTCTGTCAGGCGAGACTGAGCCCAGCGGACCGTCGGGCAGAAGCAGCGTCATGTCTGGGGCACTCATATCTGTGGCCCTGGGGAGCCTGCTGCCCGAATGAGTGTGACGGTCGGTCCAGGACAGGTGCCACCTTTAGAAGGCCGGAGCACGTCTGTCGCTGCAGGAGACCTTGGGGGTCACACGGGGCAGTCCCCTTCACTTCACGTGGTTTCGTCTTCCATCACTTGCTGTCTGTGTAGGGTTACACGGGAACACGCCAGGAGGGCTCCAGGCCTTCTCAGGGATCAGGTACGGAGGGAGCTGTTGCAAATTTAATGAACTGGTTGCTCATTGCTGCCtcagggcgggggggggcggggggggggtggtgggcagCTTCCTGCCCAGCAAGTGGCTTCCTGGCTCTGCCTGGCAGGCTCCTGGAATTCTTGGCAAAGCGGGCTGGGGCCCTGGGGACGGAGGGAGGTGAGTGCACAGACCCTGCCTTGGGAGGCCGTCGGGAGGGGTGAGCTGGCTCTGTGTTTGGGGCCCCAGGGAAGCCGTTTTCCCGGGTAGCAGAGGATGCCTCCTCCCCGCCACAGGCCCTGGGTGTTTCCAGGTGGGTGGGCTGGGCTTCAGGAGAGGAAATGGGcctggaaaggtgaaaagaccGTACCCAGAGTCACTGGGCTGGGTTGTGGTCAGAGCGGGATTGTGACCCAATTTCTGTTCCAAGAGGGGCATGCCTGTCTGCAGCTACACCCAGGGGGCTTTTCTGTGGCCCACGCGGTGCGTGGTGCCGCCTGCCCTGCCCCGAGCCCTTGAGAGATGGCCTCTCTTTGATGCTGCTCACCTTGCAAGGTGGGTGTCGGGACAGCTGGGGCTCGGAGGGCAGGCTCCCCCAGGCCCGGAACGGAGAGAGGGCAGGATGCCCTTGCTGAGCCCTGGAGCAAGCCAGCTCCGGGATCCCGCTGCGCCCTGGCCGTGGGGTCTGGGCAAGCGCTTCACCTGCCTGAGCTGTCCTCGTGGTCTGTGGAGCCGTGTGCTGGCCTCGATGGGGCCACCTCTCCGAGGGCAGATGTCTGGGTGCTGTGAGGAGAGCCTGGGGCTGAGTCGGAAGGGCTTCTCGCGCTGTCTTGAGCCGTCTCCCTGGGTGGCCTCCCCCGGCCAACTCCCgctcctgtgtctctctctccagcTTGTGCAATCTCGGGCCTCTTCAACTGCATCACCATCCACCCTCTGAACATCGCGGCCGGCGTGTGGATGGTGTGAGTAAGCGTGCGACGGTCCTGCctggggggttgggggtgtgTGTAGAGCCTCACCTCCCAGGAGGGTTGGGGGAGCCCATGGGGGTCGAGTTGGGAGCACTGGTCCATGAGGCTTGCTGGATGCTGGTGGTGTGCGGGGAACTTGGGGACCTGGGGGGTGTGAGTTGTGCAGAACAGTTCCTGTTCTGGGGCTCGGGGGGTTCTTGGGGCAAACAGGGgttctttccctccaggctggggGGATGGAAGGGCCCAGCCCGCTGGAAGGGCCCAGGGTCTGGTCACTGCGACTGGGACCTGGGCTCCTCCGTGGGAGCCCCCCGAGGGGGGCCGTGGCAGCCCCCAGCCTCAGCTCTTCCCTGGGAGCCCTGCTCCAGCTACCCTGTTCTGGCTCGTctcggagcctggtggggtgagCAGCATGGAGGGGGTGTTCCCCGAGGCAGCAGCGGGAGGGGTGGCATCCCGGGGACATGGGCGCCGGGATGCACCAGCCCGGCCCGGTGTCAGCCTGCTCCTCTCCCCGGCCCTCCAGCATGAACGCCTCTGTCCTGCTGCTGTGCGAGGCGCCCTTCTGCTGCCAGTTCATGGAGTTTGCGAACGCTGTGGCAGCTAAGGCAGACCGGCTGCGCTCCTGGCAGAAGGCCGTCTTCTACTGCGGGTGAGGGGCCGCGGGCTGGGCGTGACTCGGCTCCCCAAGACCCTGCCTCTGCCCCACGAGGCGGTGTTGGCCGGGAGCGGGGAGGGGTCGTACTCCCCGGGGAGGTTTAAACGGGGACGGCCTTTGTGCCGAGTCGCGCGGTGGACCAGCTGACCATGATCCAGCGGCTCTGCGCCGCCCGCAGCTCCGGCCGTGAGGCCCGTGCGCCTTGCAGCTTCGAGGGTGATAAGGGAAGGGAGGCTCGCCTGGGCTGTCGGCCCATCCGCTGGGAGTTGTTGGGCGGATTCTGGTAGATCCTTGTGTCCCTCTGGAAAGCCTTTCAGGACAGTGGCCGACCGAGGTGTCCTGACACGGAAGGGGGAAGAACAGGAAATAGGGCCTCCCAATATGTTTTTCTCGGATTTTCCCACTTCTAGCAACAAGTTCTGCATCTGAGTCCTTGCGTCTGAACTCCCAGGTTGAACTAACTTCAGGATGTGTCCCATGCAGCTTCTAGAATAGCGCCTGGTGTCTGGGAGGCTGTTAAGAGCTCCAGGCAACAGCAGGAGTGGTTACCTGGATTATCCTTAGGCATCAACACGGAGGTTTTTATTTCAAAGGTTTCTTCCCTTTCTGGAGGCCAGTGGTTGTGTGGTCAGTTCTAGACCGCTTCCCCCGTGTCTGATCACAGAGGAATGAAATGCGTGTCGGCATGTCCTTTGCCttgacctttattttttaaatgtgtgttaaAATGCTAACAGTAATGTATGTTTGTTAAAGATaagctggagaagagaaagttgTTACTCAAAGCCCCACTACCTGTTACATTTTGATATGTGTTCTTTCAGCCTGTCTGCAGGCATTTTAAAAAACCTGTTTCTCACCCAGTTTTAACCATTGCAAATAAATTTGTGTCCTGGTTTTCCCCCCTTAACATCATGGTACAGATGTTTTCAGTTTTACCACAAAGGCTTCATAACATGACTGTTAATGACAGAAATGCTTATCCCACTGGCTGTGTCGCGCTTTTCTTAGTTTGCCAACTGAAGTACAGGTCAGGCTGCGATGAGCATCT from Budorcas taxicolor isolate Tak-1 chromosome 11, Takin1.1, whole genome shotgun sequence carries:
- the CACFD1 gene encoding calcium channel flower homolog, coding for MSGAGGAAVAPASSAQPAPEEGMTWWYRWLCRLSGVLGAVSCAISGLFNCITIHPLNIAAGVWMVMNASVLLLCEAPFCCQFMEFANAVAAKADRLRSWQKAVFYCGMAVVPVVISLTLTTLLGNAIAFATGVLYGLSALGKKGDAISYARIQQQRQQVDEEKLTDALEGEL